One window of the Pseudomonas sp. S04 genome contains the following:
- the gltP gene encoding glutamate/aspartate:proton symporter GltP, protein MKKAKLSLAWQILIGLVLGIAIGALLNHFSAEKAWWISNVLQPAGDIFIRLIKMIVIPIVISSLIVGIAGVGDAKKLGRIGLKTIIYFEIVTTIAILVGLVLANLFHPGSGIDMSTLGTVDISKYQATAAEVQHEHAFIETILNLIPSNIFAAMARGEMLPIIFFSVLFGLGLSSLQSDLREPLVKMFQGVSESMFKVTHMIMNYAPIGVFALIAVTVANFGFASLLPLAKLVILVYFAIAFFAFVVLGIIARLFGFSVIKLMRIFKDELVLAYSTASSETVLPRVIEKMEAYGAPKAVCSFVVPTGYSFNLDGSTLYQSIAAIFIAQLYGIDLSISQQLLLVLTLMVTSKGIAGVPGVSFVVLLATLGSVGIPLEGLAFIAGVDRIMDMARTALNVIGNALAVLVISRWEGMYDDAKGQRYWNSLPHWRSKDKLPAGETTNH, encoded by the coding sequence ATGAAGAAGGCAAAGCTTAGCCTCGCCTGGCAGATCCTCATCGGTCTGGTCCTGGGTATAGCAATCGGCGCACTGCTCAACCACTTCAGTGCTGAAAAAGCCTGGTGGATCAGTAACGTCCTGCAACCAGCGGGCGATATCTTTATCCGTCTGATCAAGATGATCGTGATCCCGATCGTGATCTCCTCGCTGATCGTCGGCATTGCTGGCGTGGGTGATGCGAAGAAACTCGGGCGCATTGGCCTGAAGACCATCATCTACTTCGAAATCGTCACCACCATCGCCATTCTCGTGGGCCTGGTGCTGGCCAACCTGTTCCATCCGGGCTCCGGCATCGACATGAGCACCCTGGGTACTGTGGATATTTCCAAGTACCAGGCGACGGCGGCCGAGGTTCAGCATGAACATGCGTTCATCGAAACCATCCTCAACCTGATTCCATCGAACATCTTTGCCGCCATGGCGCGTGGTGAGATGCTGCCGATCATCTTCTTCTCGGTGCTGTTCGGTCTCGGCTTGTCGAGCCTGCAGTCGGACCTGCGCGAACCGCTGGTGAAGATGTTCCAGGGCGTATCGGAAAGCATGTTCAAGGTCACTCACATGATCATGAACTACGCGCCGATCGGTGTGTTTGCCCTGATCGCGGTGACCGTGGCCAACTTCGGCTTCGCCTCCCTGCTGCCGCTGGCCAAACTGGTGATCCTGGTTTACTTCGCCATCGCCTTCTTCGCCTTCGTGGTGCTGGGCATCATCGCTCGCCTGTTCGGCTTCTCGGTGATCAAGCTGATGCGCATCTTCAAGGATGAGCTGGTGTTGGCCTACTCCACCGCGAGCTCGGAAACCGTGCTGCCGCGCGTGATCGAGAAGATGGAAGCCTACGGCGCGCCGAAAGCCGTTTGCAGCTTTGTGGTACCGACTGGCTACTCGTTCAACCTCGACGGTTCGACCCTGTACCAGAGCATCGCGGCAATCTTCATTGCCCAGTTGTACGGTATCGACCTGTCGATCAGTCAGCAGTTGCTGCTGGTCCTGACCCTGATGGTCACCTCCAAAGGTATCGCCGGCGTGCCGGGCGTGTCCTTCGTGGTCCTGCTGGCCACCCTGGGCAGCGTTGGTATTCCGCTGGAAGGCCTGGCGTTCATCGCCGGTGTCGACCGCATCATGGACATGGCGCGTACCGCTCTGAACGTGATCGGCAATGCCCTGGCCGTACTGGTCATCTCTCGTTGGGAAGGCATGTACGACGATGCCAAGGGCCAGCGTTACTGGAACTCCCTGCCGCACTGGCGCAGCAAGGACAAGCTGCCGGCTGGTGAGACGACCAACCACTAA
- a CDS encoding nucleoside recognition domain-containing protein yields the protein MLNGLWLGFFIVAAISALAQWLIGGNAGIFAAMVESIFAMAKLSVEVMVLLFGTLTLWLGFLRIAEKAGIVEWLAKALGPLFLRLMPEVPAGHPAIGLITLNFAANGLGLDNAATPIGLKAMKALQELNPSATVASNAQILFLVLNASSLTLLPVTIFMYRAQQGAPDPTLVFLPILLATSCSTLVGLLSVAFMQRLRLWDPVVLAYLIPGALVLGGFMALLATLSATALAGLSSILGNLTLFGLIMLFLVIGALRKVKVYEAFVEGAKEGFDVAKNLLPYLVAMLCAVGVLRASGALDFGLDGIRHLVEWAGWDTRFVDALPTAMVKPFSGSAARAMLIETMQTSGVDSFPALVAATIQGSTETTFYVLAVYFGAVGIQRARHAVGCALLAELAGVLAAIAVCYWFFG from the coding sequence ATGCTCAACGGCCTGTGGCTTGGCTTTTTCATCGTGGCGGCCATTTCGGCATTGGCGCAGTGGCTGATCGGCGGCAATGCCGGGATCTTCGCGGCGATGGTGGAAAGCATTTTCGCCATGGCCAAACTGTCGGTCGAGGTCATGGTACTGCTGTTCGGCACCCTGACCCTGTGGCTGGGCTTTTTGCGGATCGCCGAAAAGGCCGGGATCGTCGAGTGGTTGGCCAAGGCCCTGGGCCCGCTGTTCCTGCGCCTGATGCCGGAAGTGCCGGCGGGCCATCCAGCCATCGGCCTGATCACCCTCAACTTCGCGGCCAACGGCCTGGGCCTGGATAACGCGGCGACGCCGATCGGCCTCAAGGCGATGAAGGCACTGCAAGAGCTCAACCCCAGTGCAACGGTGGCGAGCAATGCGCAGATCCTGTTCCTGGTGCTCAACGCCTCGTCGTTGACGTTGCTGCCGGTGACGATCTTCATGTATCGCGCCCAGCAAGGCGCGCCGGACCCGACCCTGGTGTTCCTGCCGATCCTGCTGGCCACCAGCTGTTCGACGCTGGTCGGGCTGCTGTCGGTGGCGTTCATGCAGCGCCTGCGCCTGTGGGACCCGGTGGTGCTTGCCTACCTGATTCCCGGTGCGTTGGTCCTGGGTGGCTTCATGGCCCTGCTGGCGACACTCTCAGCTACCGCGCTGGCGGGGTTGTCCTCGATCCTCGGCAACCTGACGCTGTTCGGCCTGATCATGCTGTTTCTGGTGATTGGCGCGCTGCGCAAGGTCAAGGTGTATGAAGCATTCGTCGAAGGCGCCAAGGAAGGCTTCGATGTGGCCAAGAACCTGTTGCCCTACCTGGTGGCCATGCTGTGTGCGGTAGGCGTATTGCGGGCTTCCGGGGCGCTGGACTTCGGCCTGGACGGCATTCGCCATCTGGTGGAGTGGGCGGGCTGGGACACGCGCTTTGTCGACGCCTTGCCGACCGCGATGGTCAAGCCGTTCTCGGGCAGTGCCGCGCGGGCGATGCTGATTGAAACCATGCAGACCTCCGGCGTCGACAGCTTCCCGGCGCTGGTGGCCGCGACCATTCAGGGCAGCACCGAAACGACCTTCTATGTGTTGGCGGTGTACTTCGGTGCGGTGGGTATCCAGCGTGCCCGGCACGCCGTGGGGTGTGCGCTGTTGGCGGAACTGGCCGGGGTGCTGGCGGCCATCGCGGTCTGCTACTGGTTCTTTGGCTGA
- a CDS encoding ABC-type transport auxiliary lipoprotein family protein, with translation MKRVYRPFAHGALLASLALASACSILPKAEPQDVYRLPATQGLATTTRATPVTWSLRLAKPQAGDVLNSAKIAVIPQGDLISSYKASRWSDPTPILLRNRLLDGFAEDGRVRLLSTDDSNLQTDLELAGNLQAFQSEYQGNGVQVVIRLDALLVRGSDQRILASKRFEVRQPVSDVKVPGVVTGFGQAGDTLTRQVVAWTVEQGQRHAPKPAAASL, from the coding sequence ATGAAGCGCGTCTACCGCCCATTCGCCCACGGCGCCCTGCTGGCAAGCCTGGCCCTGGCCAGCGCCTGCTCGATTCTGCCCAAGGCCGAGCCGCAGGATGTGTATCGCCTGCCTGCAACCCAAGGCCTGGCAACCACGACGCGAGCCACTCCTGTGACATGGTCGCTGCGTCTGGCCAAGCCGCAAGCGGGCGATGTGCTTAACAGCGCGAAAATCGCAGTGATCCCCCAAGGCGACCTGATCAGCAGCTACAAGGCCTCGCGCTGGAGCGATCCCACCCCGATCCTGCTGCGTAACCGCCTGCTCGACGGCTTCGCCGAGGATGGCCGGGTGCGCCTGCTGAGCACCGATGACAGCAACCTGCAGACTGACCTGGAACTGGCTGGCAACCTGCAGGCGTTCCAGAGTGAGTACCAGGGCAATGGCGTGCAGGTGGTGATTCGCCTGGATGCCCTGCTGGTGCGCGGCAGCGATCAGCGCATCCTCGCCAGCAAGCGCTTTGAAGTGCGCCAGCCGGTGAGTGACGTCAAGGTGCCAGGCGTGGTCACCGGGTTTGGCCAGGCCGGCGATACGCTGACCCGGCAAGTGGTTGCCTGGACAGTGGAGCAGGGACAGAGGCACGCTCCCAAACCCGCAGCAGCATCCTTGTAG
- a CDS encoding MlaD family protein produces the protein METRAHHVLIGLFTVLVVAGALLFGLWLAKSSVDSEFKDYEVVFNEAVSGLSKGSAVQYSGIKVGDVVSLRLDPKDPRRVLARIRLGGETPIKEDTQAKLALTGITGTSIIQLSGGTPQSPELRGKDGKLPVIVASPSPIARLLNNSDDVMSSINRLLYNANQMLSPENVDRLGKTLANLEQTTGAIAEQRGDIRQAMQQLSAIGKQATATLEQTTALMRNANGLLNDQGKQMFGSAGQAMKSLEQSTATINTLLTSNQDALSNGMQGLNGLAPAVRELRDTLSSLRAISRRLESNPSGYLLGSDTDKEFTP, from the coding sequence ATGGAAACCCGAGCCCATCATGTATTGATCGGCCTGTTCACCGTCCTGGTAGTGGCCGGTGCCTTGCTGTTCGGTCTGTGGCTGGCCAAATCCAGCGTCGACAGCGAGTTCAAGGACTACGAGGTGGTCTTCAACGAGGCGGTCAGCGGCCTGTCCAAAGGCAGCGCGGTGCAGTACAGCGGGATCAAGGTTGGCGATGTGGTGAGCCTGCGCCTGGACCCCAAGGACCCGCGCCGGGTCCTGGCACGCATCCGCCTGGGCGGCGAGACCCCGATCAAGGAAGACACCCAGGCCAAGCTGGCCCTGACCGGCATCACCGGTACCTCGATCATCCAGCTCAGTGGCGGTACACCACAAAGCCCTGAATTGCGGGGCAAGGACGGCAAGTTGCCGGTGATTGTCGCCTCGCCATCGCCTATCGCGCGCCTGCTGAACAACAGCGACGACGTGATGAGCAGCATTAACCGCCTGCTGTACAACGCCAACCAGATGCTCTCGCCGGAGAACGTCGACCGCCTCGGCAAGACCCTGGCCAACCTGGAGCAAACCACCGGGGCCATTGCCGAGCAGCGGGGCGATATCCGCCAAGCCATGCAGCAACTGTCGGCCATCGGCAAACAGGCCACCGCCACCCTGGAACAGACCACCGCGCTGATGCGCAACGCCAACGGCCTGCTCAACGACCAGGGCAAGCAGATGTTCGGCAGCGCCGGACAAGCGATGAAGTCCCTGGAGCAAAGCACGGCAACCATCAATACGCTGCTGACGAGCAATCAGGACGCCCTGAGCAACGGCATGCAGGGTCTCAACGGCCTGGCGCCGGCCGTGCGCGAATTACGCGATACCCTGAGCTCGCTGCGGGCCATCTCTCGTCGCCTGGAGTCCAACCCTAGCGGTTACCTGCTCGGCAGCGACACGGACAAGGAGTTCACACCATGA
- a CDS encoding ABC transporter ATP-binding protein → MSRLPRAPTEAVIEVRGLCNRFGSQSVHENLDLDLYKGEILGVVGGSGSGKSVLLRSIIGLRQPSEGAVTVFGKNLPSLSEHERSMVERRFGVLFQKGALFSSLTVTENVALPLIEHAGLSRADAEHLAAVKLALAGLPLSAADKYPASLSGGMIKRAALARALALDPDILFLDEPTAGLDPIGAAAFDQLILTLRDALGLSVFLVTHDLDTLYTITDRVAVLAQKKVLVADAIDVVSETDDAWIHEYFHGPRGRAALGAASQLNEV, encoded by the coding sequence ATCGAAGTCCGTGGGCTGTGCAATCGATTCGGCAGCCAGAGCGTGCATGAAAACCTCGACCTGGATTTGTACAAGGGCGAGATTCTCGGCGTGGTGGGTGGCTCCGGCAGCGGCAAGTCGGTGTTGCTGCGCAGCATCATTGGCCTGCGCCAGCCTAGCGAAGGGGCTGTGACGGTGTTCGGCAAGAACCTGCCGAGCCTCTCGGAGCACGAACGTTCGATGGTGGAACGGCGCTTCGGCGTGCTGTTCCAGAAGGGCGCGCTGTTTTCGTCGCTGACCGTGACCGAAAACGTCGCGCTGCCACTGATCGAGCATGCCGGGCTGAGCCGCGCGGATGCCGAACACCTGGCCGCGGTGAAACTGGCGCTGGCCGGGCTGCCGCTGTCGGCCGCCGACAAATACCCGGCCTCGCTGTCCGGCGGCATGATCAAGCGCGCGGCCCTGGCCCGGGCGCTGGCGCTGGACCCGGACATCCTGTTTCTCGATGAACCGACCGCCGGCCTCGACCCCATTGGCGCGGCCGCCTTCGATCAATTGATCCTGACCCTGCGCGATGCGCTGGGGCTGAGCGTGTTCCTGGTCACCCATGACCTCGACACGCTCTACACCATCACCGACCGGGTGGCGGTGCTGGCGCAGAAGAAGGTGCTGGTGGCGGATGCCATCGATGTCGTCTCGGAAACCGACGACGCCTGGATTCACGAATACTTTCATGGCCCTCGCGGCCGCGCGGCGCTTGGCGCCGCTTCACAGCTCAACGAGGTATGA